Proteins encoded by one window of Hyla sarda isolate aHylSar1 chromosome 13, aHylSar1.hap1, whole genome shotgun sequence:
- the LOC130297755 gene encoding myosin-4-like yields MGDGEMAAFGEAAQYLRKSEKERIEAQNRPFDAKTSVFVIDPKTMYVKGVVQSREGGKVTVKKEDNTTVTVKDDEIFPMNPPKYDKIEDMAMMTHLNEPSVLYNLKERYAAWMIYTYSGLFCATVNPYKWLPVYNPEVVNAYRGKKRQEAPPHIFSISDNAYQFMLTDRENQSVLITGESGAGKTVNTKRVIQYFATIAAIGDTKKKEEQAASQNKGTLEDQIISANPLLEAFGNAKTVRNDNSSRFGKFIRIHFGTTGKLASADIETYLLEKSRVTFQLSAERSYHIFYQIMSNKKPELIDMLLITTNPYDFPYVSQGEITVASIDDQEELMATDTAIDILGFNPDEKLGIYKLTGAVMHYGNLKFKQKQREEQAEPDGTEVADKAAYLMGLNSADLLKALCYPRVKVGNEYVTKGQTVQQVYNNVGALAKSVFEKMFLWMVIRINEQLDTKQARQHYIGVLDIAGFEIFDFNSLEQLCINFTNEKLQQFFNHHMFVLEQEEYKKEGIDWEFIDFGMDLAACIELIEKPMGIFSILEEECMFPKASDTSFKNKLYDQHLGKCKNFEKPKPGKGKAEAHFSLVHYAGTVDYNISGWLDKNKDPLNETVIGLYQKSSMKLLAFLYSAHAQAEEGGGKKGAKKKGSSFQTVSALFRENLNKLMSNLRSTHPHFVRCLIPNETKTPGAMDHYLVMHQLRCNGVLEGIRICRKGFPSRILYADFKQRYKVLNASAIPEGQFIDSKKASEKLLGSIDVDHTQYKFGHTKVFFKAGLLGTLEEMRDEKLAQLITRTQAICRGYLMRVEFKRMMERRESIFTIQYNIRSFMNVKTWPWMKLYFKIKPLLKSAESEKEMANMKDEFEKTKEALAKSEAKRKELEEKMAKILQEKNDLLLQVTAESEGLADAEERCENLIKAKIQLESKIKEINERLEDEEESNAELTAKKRKLEDECSELKKDIDDLELTLAKVEKEKHATENKVKNLTEEMAVLDESISKLTKEKKALQEAHQQTLDDLQAEEDKVNTLTKAKTKLEQQVDDLEGSLEQEKKLRMDLERAKRKLEGDLKLAQESTMDLENDKQQLDEKVKKKEFEISQLQSKIEDEQALGAQLQKKIKELQARIEELEEEIEAERASRAKAEKQRADLSRELEEISERLEEAGGATSAQIEVNKKREAEFQKMRRDLEEATLQHEATAAALRKKHADTTAEFGEQIDNLQRVKQKLEKEKSELKMEIDDLASNLESVSKAKANLEKTCRTLEDQYSEIKTKEDEHIRVLNDLNAQKARLQTENGEFGRQLEEKESLISQLSRGKQGFTQQIEELKRQLEEETKAKNALAHGLQSSRHDCDLLREQFEEEQEAKAELQRALSKANGEVSQWRTKYETDAIQRTEELEEAKKKLAQRLQEAEEQIEAVNSKCASLEKTKQRLQGEVEDLMVDVERSNSACAALDKKQRNFDKVLADWKQKYEEAQAELEASLKESRSLSTEVFKIKNSYEEALEHLETLKRENKNLQQEISDLTEQVSEAGKSIHEIEKAKKQVEQEKSDLQSALEEAEGSLEHEEAKILRVQLELNQVKSEIDRKISEKDEEIEQIKRNSQRALESMQSTLDSEIRSRNDALRLKKKMEGDLNEMEIQLSHANRQAAEAQKQLRNVQGQLKDAQLHLDDAVRVSDDLKEQLAIVERRNNLMTVEVEEIRSALEQTERGRKVAEQELLDVTERVQLLHSQNTSLINTKKKLESDASQLQSEVEEAVQESRNAEEKAKKAITDAAMMAEELKKEQDTSAHLERMKKNLEQTVKDLQHRLDEAEQLAMKGGKKQLQKLEARVRELENELDAEQKRGSDAIKGVRKYERRVKELTYQSEEDKKNVFRLQDLVDKLQLKVKAYKRQAEESEEQANVHMSRFRKTQHELEEAEERADIAESQVNKLRAKSRDIGKVRSIS; encoded by the exons ATGGGTGACGGTGAGATGGCTGCCTTTGGGGAAGCAGCCCAATACCTCAGAAAGTCAGAAAAGGAAAGAATTGAGGCCCAAAATCGCCCATTTGATGCCAAAACATCTGTCTTTGTTATTGACCCAAAGACAATGTATGTCAAAGGAGTTGTTCAGAGTCGTGAAGGAGGAAAAGTCACCGTAAAGAAGGAAGATAACACC ACTGTAACAGTGAAGGACGATGAAATTTTCCCCATGAACCCTCCAAAGTACGATAAAATTGAAGACATGGCCATGATGACCCACTTGAATGAACCATCTGTCTTGTATAACCTCAAAGAGCGTTATGCAGCCTGGATGATCTAC ACCTATTCTGGGCTGTTTTGTGCTACAGTAAATCCCTACAAGTGGCTGCCCGTGTACAACCCTGAGGTGGTCAATGCTTACCGAGGCAAGAAGCGTCAGGAGGCCCCACCCCATATCTTCTCCATCTCTGATAACGCCTATCAGTTCATGTTAACTG atcggGAAAACCAGTCTGTCCTGATTac TGGAGAATCTGGTGCCGGGAAGACTGTGAACACGAAACGTGTCATCCAGTACTTTGCAACAATTGCAGCTATCGGTGACACAAAGAAGAAAGAGGAGCAGGCCGCTTCACAAAACAAG GGCACCCTTGAAGACCAGATTATCTCGGCTAACCCATTGCTAGAGGCTTTTGGTAATGCCAAGACCGTCAGGAATGACAACTCCTCCCGTTTT GGTAAATTCATCAGAATCCACTTTGGTACCACAGGAAAACTGGCTTCTGCTGATATTGAAACAT aTCTACTGGAAAAGTCCAGAGTAACATTCCAACTGTCTGCAGAAAGGAGCTACCATATCTTCTACCAGATCATGTCCAACAAGAAACCAGAGCTGATCG ATATGCTACTGATCACAACTAACCCATATGACTTCCCATATGTGAGCCAAGGTGAGATCACAGTGGCCAGCATTGATGACCAGGAGGAGTTGATGGCTACAGAT ACTGCCATTGACATTCTGGGGTTCAATCCAGATGAGAAGTTGGGCATCTACAAACTGACTGGTGCTGTAATGCACTACGGCAACTTGAAGTTCAAGCAAAAGCAAAGAGAGGAGCAGGCAGAGCCCGACGGCACAGAAG TTGCTGACAAGGCTGCCTATCTGATGGGTCTGAACTCAGCTGATCTGCTGAAAGCTTTGTGCTACCCAAGAGTCAAAGTCGGAAATGAATATGTGACCAAAGGTCAAACTGTCCAGCAG GTGTACAACAATGTTGGTGCCTTGGCCAAGTCTGTCTTTGAAAAGATGTTCTTGTGGATGGTCATCCGTATCAATGAGCAGCTGGACACCAAGCAGGCAAGACAGCACTACATCGGTGTCTTGGACATTGCCGGCTTTGAGATCTTTGAC TTCAACAGCTTGGAACAACTCTGCATCAACTTCACCAACGAGAAACTGCAACAGTTCTTCAACCACCACATGTTTGTGCTGGAACAAGAGGAGTACAAGAAGGAAGGAATTGACTGGGAGTTTATCGACTTCGGCATGGACCTAGCTGCCTGCATTGAGCTTATTGAGAAG CCAATGGGCATCTTCTCCATCCTTGAGGAGGAGTGCATGTTCCCAAAGGCCAGTGACACTTCCTTCAAGAACAAGCTCTATGACCAGCATCTTGGCAAGTGCAAGAACTTTGAGAAGCCCAAACCTGGCAAAGGGAAAGCAGAAGCTCACTTCTCCTTGGTGCACTATGCTGGGACTGTGGACTATAACATCAGTGGTTGGCTTGACAAGAACAAGGACCCACTGAATGAGACTGTTATTGGGCTCTACCAGAAGTCTTCAATGAAACTCTTGGCTTTCTTGTATTCTGCACATGCACAAGCAGAag AGGGCGGCGGAAAGAAAGGTGCTAAGAAGAAGGGTTCCTCCTTCCAGACAGTGTCTGCTCTTTTCAGG GAAAATCTGAACAAGCTGATGTCCAACTTGAGAAGCACCCACCCCCACTTTGTACGTTGTCTGATCCCCAATGAAACTAAAACCCCAG GTGCTATGGATCACTACCTGGTCATGCACCAGCTCAGGTGTAATGGTGTGCTTGAAGGCATCAGGATTTGCAGGAAAGGATTTCCCAGCAGAATCCTCTATGCTGACTTCAAACAGCG TTACAAGGTCCTCAATGCCAGTGCTATTCCAGAAGGTCAGTTCATTGACAGCAAGAAGGCTTCAGAGAAACTTCTTGGATCCATCGATGTTGACCACACACAATACAAGTTTGGGCACACTAAG GTCTTTTTCAAGGCTGGTCTGTTGGGTACTCTTGAAGAGATGCGAGATGAGAAATTGGCACAGCTGATCACTCGCACTCAGGCCATCTGCAGAGGATACCTCATGAGAGTTGAGTTCAAGAGGATGATGGAGAGGAG AGAGTCTATCTTCACCATTCAGTACAATATCCGTTCTTTCATGAATGTCAAAACATGGCCTTGGATGAAACTTTATTTCAAGATCAAGCCCCTTCTGAAGAGTGCCGAGTCTGAAAAAGAGATGGCCAACATGAAAGATGAGTTTGAGAAAACAAAGGAAGCCTTGGCAAAGTCAGAAGCAAAGAGAaaggagctggaggagaagatggcGAAAATTCTTCAAGAGAAGAATGACCTGCTGCTACAAGTTACAGCT GAATCTGAGGGTCTGGCAGATGCAGAGGAAAGATGTGAAAATCTCATCAAAGCTAAGATCCAACTGGAAAGCAAAATCAAAGAGATCAATGAGAGGCTAGAAGATGAAGAAGAATCAAACGCTGAACTCACTGCCAAAAAGAGGAAACTGGAGGACGAGTGCTCCGAACTGAAAAAGGACATTGATGATCTGGAGCTGACACTGGCCAAAGTAGAGAAGGAGAAACATGCCACAGAAAACAAG GTGAAAAACCTTACTGAAGAAATGGCAGTCCTTGATGAAAGCATATCCAAACTTACAAAAGAAAAGAAGGCCCTACAGGAAGCCCACCAGCAAACTCTGGATGATCTTCAAGCTGAAGAGGACAAAGTCAATACTCTGACTAAGGCCAAAACTAAGTTGGAGCAACAAGTTGATGAT CTCGAAGGTTCTCTTGAGCAAGAGAAGAAGCTTCGCATGGACCTGGAAAGGGCAAAGAGAAAGCTGGAGGGTGATCTTAAGTTGGCCCAAGAGTCTACAATGGACTTAGAAAATGATAAACAACAGCTGGATGAAAAAGTCAAGaa GAAGGAATTTGAAATCAGTCAGCTCCAGAGTAAGATTGAGGATGAACAGGCTCTGGGAGCTCAGCTACAAAAGAAGATTAAGGAGCTCCAG GCTCGTATTGAGGAACTGGAGGAAGAAATTGAGGCAGAACGTGCATCTCGTGCCAAGGCTGAGAAGCAGCGTGCTGACCTCTCAAGAGAGCTTGAAGAGATCAGCGAGCGTCTGGAAGAAGCTGGTGGTGCAACCTCTGCCCAAATTGAGGTCAACAAGAAGCGTGAGGCTGAATTCCAGAAGATGCGACGGGACCTGGAAGAAGCCACCTTACAACATGAAGCCACTGCCGCTGCTCTCCGTAAGAAGCATGCCGACACTACAGCTGAGTTTGGGGAACAAATCGATAATCTGCAGCGAGTTAAACAGAAGCTGGAAAAAGAGAAGAGTGAACTCAAGATGGAGATCGATGACCTTGCCAGCAATTTGGAGTCTGTCTCCAAAGCCAAA GCAAACTTAGAGAAAACATGCCGAACACTGGAGGACCAATACAGTGAAATTAAGACAAAGGAAGATGAGCATATTAGGGTACTGAACGATTTGAATGCCCAGAAAGCACGTCTTCAGACAGAAAATG GGGAATTTGGCCGTCAATTGGAGGAAAAAGAGTCTTTAATTTCTCAGCTTTCTAGAGGAAAGCAGGGCTTCACCCAACAGATTGAAGAGTTGAAAAGACAATTAGAAGAAGAGACCAAG GCCAAGAACGCACTTGCACATGGACTTCAATCTTCCCGCCACGACTGTGACTTGCTGAGGGAACAATTTGAGGAGGAACAAGAGGCAAAGGCTGAACTTCAACGCGCTTTGTCTAAAGCCAATGGTGAAGTCTCTCAGTGGAGAACAAAATATGAGACAGATGCCATCCAGCGTACAGAGGAGCTGGAAGAAGCCAA GAAGAAGCTTGCTCAGCGCCTCCAGGAAGCTGAGGAACAGATCGAGGCTGTCAACTCAAAATGTGCCTCTCTAGAGAAGACCAAACAAAGACTTCAAGGAGAGGTTGAAGACCTCATGGTAGATGTGGAAAGATCAAACTCAGCCTGTGCTGCACTTGATAAGAAGCAGAGAAACTTTGACAAG GTTCTCGCAGACTGGAAACAGAAATATGAGGAAGCTCAGGCTGAACTTGAAGCTTCTCTGAAGGAATCCAGATCCCTTAGTACAGAGGTGTTTAAGATAAAGAATTCCTATGAGGAAGCACTTGAGCACCTTGAAACACTAAAGAGGGAAAATAAGAACCTCCAGC AGGAGATCTCTGACTTAACTGAACAAGTTTCTGAAGCTGGAAAGAGCATCCATGAAATTGAAAAAGCTAAGAAACAAGTTGAACAGGAAAAGTCTGACCTGCAATCAGCACTGGAAGAAGCAGAG GGATCCCTGGAACATGAAGAGGCCAAGATCCTACGCGTCCAACTTGAACTTAATCAAGTTAAGTCTGAGATTGATAGGAAAATTTCTGAAAAAGATGAAGAGATTGAACAAATCAAGAGAAACAGTCAGAGAGCCTTGGAATCCATGCAGAGCACTTTGGATTCTGAGATCAGAAGCAGGAATGATGCTCTGAGGCTGAAGAAGAAGATGGAGGGTGATCTTAATGAGATGGAGATCCAACTAAGCCATGCCAACCGCCAGGCTGCAGAGGCCCAGAAACAACTCAGGAACGTACAGGGACAATTAAAG GATGCCCAACTGCATCTTGATGATGCTGTAAGAGTAAGTGATGACCTGAAGGAACAGCTGGCTATTGTAGAAAGGAGAAATAACCTCATGACAGTAGAAGTCGAAGAGATCCGGTCTGCCTTGGAACAAACTGAGCGTGGCCGCAAAGTGGCTGAGCAAGAGCTCCTGGATGTCACCGAGCGTGTTCAGCTTCTACACTCCCAG AACACAAGCCTGATCAACACCAAGAAGAAGCTTGAATCTGATGCATCTCAACTTCAAAGTGAAGTGGAGGAAGCTGTCCAAGAATCAAGGAATGCGGAGGAAAAAGCAAAGAAGGCCATTACAGAT GCAGCCATGATGGCTGAAGAACTGAAGAAGGAACAAGACACCAGTGCTCACCTTGAGAGAATGAAGAAGAACCTTGAGCAGACAGTGAAGGATCTTCAGCATCGTCTGGATGAGGCTGAGCAGTTGGCCATGAAAGGTGGCAAGAAGCAACTTCAAAAACTAGAAGCCAGA GTGCGTGAACTTGAGAATGAGCTTGATGCTGAACAGAAGAGAGGCTCAGACGCCATTAAGGGAGTCCGCAAGTATGAGAGGAGAGTCAAAGAACTGACATACCAG AGTGAAGAAGACAAGAAGAACGTGTTCAGGCTTCAGGACTTAGTCGACAAATTGCAGCTGAAAGTCAAAGCTTACAAGAGACAAGCAGAGGAATCT GAGGAACAAGCCAACGTCCATATGTCAAGATTCAGGAAGACCCAGCATgagctggaggaggctgaagAACGCGCTGACATTGCAGAATCTCAGGTCAACAAGTTGAGAGCTAAGAGCCGCGACATCGGCAAGGTGAGATCAATAAGCTGA